The following are encoded together in the Mustela nigripes isolate SB6536 chromosome 11, MUSNIG.SB6536, whole genome shotgun sequence genome:
- the TAOK2 gene encoding serine/threonine-protein kinase TAO2 isoform X1, translating into MPAGGRAGSLKDPDVAELFFKDDPEKLFSDLREIGHGSFGAVYFARDVRNSEVVAIKKMSYSGKQSNEKWQDIIKEVRFLQKLRHPNTIQYRGCYLREHTAWLVMEYCLGSASDLLEVHKKPLQEVEIAAVTHGALQGLAYLHSHNMIHRDVKAGNILLSEPGLVKLGDFGSASIMAPANSFVGTPYWMAPEVILAMDEGQYDGKVDVWSLGITCIELAERKPPLFNMNAMSALYHIAQNESPVLQSGHWSEYFRNFVDSCLQKIPQDRPTSEVLLKHRFVLRERPPTVIMDLIQRTKDAVRELDNLQYRKMKKILFQEAPNGPGAEAPEEEEPAPCPQEAEPYMHRAGTLTSLESSHSVPSMSISASSQSSSVNSLADASDNEEEEEEEEEEEEEEEDGPEARELAMMQEGEHTVTSHGSVIQRLPVRALPSGSDNLYDDPYQPEMTPSPLQPPAAPAPASATSSARRRAYCRNRDHFATIRTASLVSRQIQEHEQDSALREQLSGYKRMRRQHQKQLLALESRLRGEREEHSARLQRELEAQRAGFGAEAEKLSRRHQAIGEKEARAAQAEERKFQQHILGQQKKELAALLEAQKRTYKLRKEQLKEELQENPSTPKREKAEWLLRQKEQLQQCQAEEEAGLLRRQRQYFELQCRQYKRKMLLARHSLDQDLLREDLNKKQTQKDLECALLLRQHEATRELELRQLQAVQRTRAELTRLQHQTELGNQLEYNKRREQELRQKHAAQVRQQPKSLKVRAGQRPPGLPLPTPGALGPPSTGTPREEQPCSSGQEAVLNQRILGEEEEAVPERRILGKEGATLEPEEQRMLGEESGISSPGPQKHRSLVDEEVWGLPEEELEELRVPSVAPQERSIVGQEAAGEWRLWGQQGGSLLDEEFEFGWIPGPALTPVPEEEEEEEEGAPVRTLRDPGDGCPSPDIPPEPPPTHLRHSPANQLPGLLSHGLLAGLSFAVGSSSGLLPLLLLLLLPLLAAQGGGGLQASLLALEVGLVGLGASYLLLCTALHLPPSLFLLLAQGTALGAVLGLSWRRGLMGVPLGLGASWLLAWPGLALPLAALAAGGKWVRQQGPRMRRGISRLWLRALLRLSPMAFRALQGCGAVGDRGLFALYPKTNKDGFRSRLPVPGPRRGNSRAARHPLALLARFWTLCKGWNWRLARASQGLASHLPPWAIHTLASWGLLRGERPSRIPRLLPRSQRRLGPPASRQPAPGTLTGRRSRTRQSRALPPWR; encoded by the exons ATGCCAGCTGGGGGCCGGGCCGGGAGCCTGAAGGACCCCGATGTGGCTGAGCTCTTCTTCAAGGATGACCCTGAAAAGCTCTTCTCTGATCTCCGGGAAATCGGCCATGGCAGTTTTGGAGCTGTGTACTTT GCCCGAGATGTCCGGAATAGTGAGGTGGTGGCCATCAAGAAGATGTCCTACAGTGGGAAGCAGTCCAATGAG AAGTGGCAGGATATCATCAAGGAGGTGCGGTTCCTGCAGAAGCTCCGGCACCCCAATACCATTCAGTACCGGGGCTGTTACCTGAGAGAGCATACGGCTTGG CTGGTGATGGAGTATTGCCTGGGCTCAGCTTCTGACCTTCTAGAAG TGCACAAGAAGCCCCTTCAGGAGGTGGAGATTGCGGCTGTGACGCACGGGGCCCTTCAGGGTCTGGCTTACCTGCACTCCCACAACATGATCCATAG GGATGTGAAGGCCGGAAACATCTTGCTGTCGGAGCCAGGCTTGGTGAAGCTGGGGGACTTCGGCTCTGCGTCGATCATGGCACCCGCCAACTCCTTTGTGGGCACCCCGTACTG GATGGCTCCGGAGGTGATCCTGGCAATGGACGAGGGGCAGTATGATGGCAAGGTGGATGTCTGGTCCTTGGGGATAACCTGCATCGAGCTGG CGGAACGGAAACCACCGCTGTTCAACATGAATGCGATGAGTGCCTTATACCACATTGCACAGAATGAGTCCCCCGTGCTCCAGTCAGGACACTG GTCTGAGTACTTCCGGAATTTTGTTGACTCCTGTCTTCAGAAGATCCCTCAAGACAGACCAACCTCAGAGGTTCTTCTGAAG CACCGCTTTGTGCTCCGGGAACGGCCACCCACGGTCATCATGGACCTAATCCAGAGAACTAAGGATGCTGTGCGGGAGCTAGACAACCTGCAGTACCGTAAGATGAAGAAGATACTGTTCCAAGAGGCACCCAATGGCCCTGGTGCTGAGgccccagaggaggaggag CCTGCGCCCTGTCCGCAGGAGGCCGAGCCCTACATGCACCGGGCTGGGACGCTGACCAGTCTAGAGAGTAGCCACTCAGTGCCCAGCATGTCCATCAGCGCCTCCAGCCAGAGCAGTTCGGTCAACAGCCTAGCGGACGCTTCAGAcaacgaggaggaggaggaggaggaggaggaagaggaagaggaggaggaagacgggCCCGAAGCCCGAGAGCTGGCCATGATGCAGGAGGGGGAGCACACGGTCACCTCCCACGGTTCCGTCATCCAGCGACTGCCGGTGCGCGCCTTGCCCTCC GGTTCTGACAACCTGTATGATGACCCCTACCAGCCAGAGATGACCCCCAGCCCTCTGCAGCCGCCGGCCGCCCCGGCTCCCGCCTCTGCCACCTCTTCTGCCCGCCGCCGGGCCTACTGCCGCAACCGGGACCACTTTGCCACCATCCGTACTGCCTCCCTG gtcAGCCGCCAGATCCAGGAGCACGAGCAGGACTCGGCGCTGCGGGAGCAGCTGAGCGGCTATAAGCGGATGCGACGACAGCACCAGAAACAGCTGCTGGCCCTGGAGTCGAGGCTGCGGGGTGAACGGGAGGAGCATAGCGCGAGGCTGCAGCGGGAGCTCGAGGCCCAGCGCGCTGGCTTTGGGGCTGAGGCAGAAAAGCTGTCCCGGCGGCACCAGGCCATCGGTGAGAAGGAGGCCCGAGCAGCCCAGGCCGAGGAGCGTAAGTTCCAGCAGCACATCCTCGGGCAGCAGAAGAAGGAGCTGGCCGCCCTGCTGGAGGCTCAGAAGCGAACATACAAACTGCGGAAGGAGCAGCTGAAGGAG GAGCTCCAGGAGAACCCCAGCACCCCCAAGCGGGAGAAGGCCGAGTGGCTTCTGCGGCAGAAGGAGCAGCTCCAGCAGTGCCAGgcggaggaggaggcagggctgcTGCGGCGGCAGCGCCAGTACTTTGAGCTTCAGTGTCGCCAGTATAAGCGCAAGATGCTTCTGGCGCGTCACAGCCTGGACCAGGACCTGCTGCGCGAG GATTTGAACAAGAAGCAGACCCAGAAGGACTTGGAGTGTGCACTGCTGCTGCGGCAGCACGAGGCCACGCGGGAGCTGGAGCTACGGCAGCTCCAGGCCGTCCAGCGCACACGGGCCGAGCTCACCCGCCTGCAGCACCAGACGGAGCTGGGTAACCAGCTGGAGTACAACAAGCGGCGTGAGCAGGAGTTGCGGCAGAAGCACGCGGCCCAGGTTCGCCAGCAGCCCAAGAGCCTCAAAGTACGTGCAGGCCAGCGTCCCCCGGGCCTCCCGCTCCCCactcctggggctctgggaccaCCCAGcacaggcacccctagagaaGAGCAGCCCTGCTCATCTGGCCAGGAGGCAGTACTGAACCAAAGAAttctgggagaggaggaggaagcagttccAGAGAGAAGGATTCTGGGAAAGGAAGGGGCCACCTTGGAGCCAGAGGAACAGAGGATGTTGGGGGAAGAATCAGGAATCTCTAGTCCCGGCCCACAGAAACATAGGAGTTTGGTTGATGAGGAAGTTTGGGGTCTGCCTGAGGAGGAGCTAGAAGAACTTAGAGTCCCGTCCGTGGCCCCCCAGGAGAGGAGCATCGTAGGCCAGGAGGCAGCTGGGGAGTGGAGGTTATGGGGCCAGCAGGGCGGGAGCCTGCTGGATGAGGAGTTTGAGtttggctggatcccaggcccagCACTAACCCCAGtccccgaggaggaggaggaggaggaggagggagctccGGTTAGGACCCTGAGGGATCCTGGAGATGGCTGTCCCTCACCAGACATCCCCCCTGAACCCCCTCCAACACATCTGAGGCACAGCCCTGCTAACCAGCTCCCTGGACTTCTGTCCCACGGTCTCCTGGCAGGCCTGTCCTTTGCAGTGGGGTCCTCCTCTGGCCTCCTGCCCCTACTACTTCTGCTGCTACTCCCACTGCTGGCAGCGCAGGGCGGGGGTGGCCTGCAGGCGTCGCTGCTGGCCCTTGAGGTGGGGCTGGTGGGCCTGGGGGCCTCCTACCTACTTCTTTGTACAGCTCTGCACCTGCCCCCCAGTCTGTTCCTACTCCTGGCCCAGGGCACCGCACTGGGGGCCGTCCTGGGTCTGAGTTGGCGCCGTGGCCTTATGGGTGTCCCTCTGGGCCTTGGGGCCTCCTGGCTCCTAGCCTGGCCAGGTCTGGCTCTACCTCTGGCAGCTCTTGCAGCTGGGGGCAAATGGGTGCGGCAGCAGGGCCCCCGGATGCGCCGGGGTATCTCTCGACTCTGGTTACGGGCCCTGCTGCGCCTGTCGCCCATGGCCTTTCGTGCCCTGCAGGGCTGTGGGGCTGTGGGGGACCGGGGCCTGTTTGCACTGTACCCTAAAACCAACAAGGATGGCTTCCGCAGCCGTTTGCCTGTCCCTGGGCCCCGGCGGGGTAATTCCCGCGCCGCCCGACACCCACTAGCCCTGTTGGCAAGGTTTTGGACCCTGTGCAAGGGCTGGAACTGGCGCCTGGCACGGGCCAGCCAGGGGTTAGCCTCGCACTTGCCCCCGTGGGCCATCCACACCCTGGCCAGCTGGGGCCTGCTCCGGGGCGAGAGGCCCAGCCGTATCCCCCGGCTGCTGCCGCGCAGTCAGCGCCGGCTAGGGCCTCCTGCTTCTCGCCAGCCAGCACCTGGGACTCTAACTGGGCGGCGATCCCGAACCCGCCAGTCCCGGGCCCTGCCTCCCTGGAGGTAA
- the TAOK2 gene encoding serine/threonine-protein kinase TAO2 isoform X4 has protein sequence MPAGGRAGSLKDPDVAELFFKDDPEKLFSDLREIGHGSFGAVYFARDVRNSEVVAIKKMSYSGKQSNEKWQDIIKEVRFLQKLRHPNTIQYRGCYLREHTAWLVMEYCLGSASDLLEVHKKPLQEVEIAAVTHGALQGLAYLHSHNMIHRDVKAGNILLSEPGLVKLGDFGSASIMAPANSFVGTPYWMAPEVILAMDEGQYDGKVDVWSLGITCIELAERKPPLFNMNAMSALYHIAQNESPVLQSGHWSEYFRNFVDSCLQKIPQDRPTSEVLLKHRFVLRERPPTVIMDLIQRTKDAVRELDNLQYRKMKKILFQEAPNGPGAEAPEEEEEAEPYMHRAGTLTSLESSHSVPSMSISASSQSSSVNSLADASDNEEEEEEEEEEEEEEEDGPEARELAMMQEGEHTVTSHGSVIQRLPGSDNLYDDPYQPEMTPSPLQPPAAPAPASATSSARRRAYCRNRDHFATIRTASLVSRQIQEHEQDSALREQLSGYKRMRRQHQKQLLALESRLRGEREEHSARLQRELEAQRAGFGAEAEKLSRRHQAIGEKEARAAQAEERKFQQHILGQQKKELAALLEAQKRTYKLRKEQLKEELQENPSTPKREKAEWLLRQKEQLQQCQAEEEAGLLRRQRQYFELQCRQYKRKMLLARHSLDQDLLREDLNKKQTQKDLECALLLRQHEATRELELRQLQAVQRTRAELTRLQHQTELGNQLEYNKRREQELRQKHAAQVRQQPKSLKVRAGQRPPGLPLPTPGALGPPSTGTPREEQPCSSGQEAVLNQRILGEEEEAVPERRILGKEGATLEPEEQRMLGEESGISSPGPQKHRSLVDEEVWGLPEEELEELRVPSVAPQERSIVGQEAAGEWRLWGQQGGSLLDEEFEFGWIPGPALTPVPEEEEEEEEGAPVRTLRDPGDGCPSPDIPPEPPPTHLRHSPANQLPGLLSHGLLAGLSFAVGSSSGLLPLLLLLLLPLLAAQGGGGLQASLLALEVGLVGLGASYLLLCTALHLPPSLFLLLAQGTALGAVLGLSWRRGLMGVPLGLGASWLLAWPGLALPLAALAAGGKWVRQQGPRMRRGISRLWLRALLRLSPMAFRALQGCGAVGDRGLFALYPKTNKDGFRSRLPVPGPRRGNSRAARHPLALLARFWTLCKGWNWRLARASQGLASHLPPWAIHTLASWGLLRGERPSRIPRLLPRSQRRLGPPASRQPAPGTLTGRRSRTRQSRALPPWR, from the exons ATGCCAGCTGGGGGCCGGGCCGGGAGCCTGAAGGACCCCGATGTGGCTGAGCTCTTCTTCAAGGATGACCCTGAAAAGCTCTTCTCTGATCTCCGGGAAATCGGCCATGGCAGTTTTGGAGCTGTGTACTTT GCCCGAGATGTCCGGAATAGTGAGGTGGTGGCCATCAAGAAGATGTCCTACAGTGGGAAGCAGTCCAATGAG AAGTGGCAGGATATCATCAAGGAGGTGCGGTTCCTGCAGAAGCTCCGGCACCCCAATACCATTCAGTACCGGGGCTGTTACCTGAGAGAGCATACGGCTTGG CTGGTGATGGAGTATTGCCTGGGCTCAGCTTCTGACCTTCTAGAAG TGCACAAGAAGCCCCTTCAGGAGGTGGAGATTGCGGCTGTGACGCACGGGGCCCTTCAGGGTCTGGCTTACCTGCACTCCCACAACATGATCCATAG GGATGTGAAGGCCGGAAACATCTTGCTGTCGGAGCCAGGCTTGGTGAAGCTGGGGGACTTCGGCTCTGCGTCGATCATGGCACCCGCCAACTCCTTTGTGGGCACCCCGTACTG GATGGCTCCGGAGGTGATCCTGGCAATGGACGAGGGGCAGTATGATGGCAAGGTGGATGTCTGGTCCTTGGGGATAACCTGCATCGAGCTGG CGGAACGGAAACCACCGCTGTTCAACATGAATGCGATGAGTGCCTTATACCACATTGCACAGAATGAGTCCCCCGTGCTCCAGTCAGGACACTG GTCTGAGTACTTCCGGAATTTTGTTGACTCCTGTCTTCAGAAGATCCCTCAAGACAGACCAACCTCAGAGGTTCTTCTGAAG CACCGCTTTGTGCTCCGGGAACGGCCACCCACGGTCATCATGGACCTAATCCAGAGAACTAAGGATGCTGTGCGGGAGCTAGACAACCTGCAGTACCGTAAGATGAAGAAGATACTGTTCCAAGAGGCACCCAATGGCCCTGGTGCTGAGgccccagaggaggaggag GAGGCCGAGCCCTACATGCACCGGGCTGGGACGCTGACCAGTCTAGAGAGTAGCCACTCAGTGCCCAGCATGTCCATCAGCGCCTCCAGCCAGAGCAGTTCGGTCAACAGCCTAGCGGACGCTTCAGAcaacgaggaggaggaggaggaggaggaggaagaggaagaggaggaggaagacgggCCCGAAGCCCGAGAGCTGGCCATGATGCAGGAGGGGGAGCACACGGTCACCTCCCACGGTTCCGTCATCCAGCGACTGCCG GGTTCTGACAACCTGTATGATGACCCCTACCAGCCAGAGATGACCCCCAGCCCTCTGCAGCCGCCGGCCGCCCCGGCTCCCGCCTCTGCCACCTCTTCTGCCCGCCGCCGGGCCTACTGCCGCAACCGGGACCACTTTGCCACCATCCGTACTGCCTCCCTG gtcAGCCGCCAGATCCAGGAGCACGAGCAGGACTCGGCGCTGCGGGAGCAGCTGAGCGGCTATAAGCGGATGCGACGACAGCACCAGAAACAGCTGCTGGCCCTGGAGTCGAGGCTGCGGGGTGAACGGGAGGAGCATAGCGCGAGGCTGCAGCGGGAGCTCGAGGCCCAGCGCGCTGGCTTTGGGGCTGAGGCAGAAAAGCTGTCCCGGCGGCACCAGGCCATCGGTGAGAAGGAGGCCCGAGCAGCCCAGGCCGAGGAGCGTAAGTTCCAGCAGCACATCCTCGGGCAGCAGAAGAAGGAGCTGGCCGCCCTGCTGGAGGCTCAGAAGCGAACATACAAACTGCGGAAGGAGCAGCTGAAGGAG GAGCTCCAGGAGAACCCCAGCACCCCCAAGCGGGAGAAGGCCGAGTGGCTTCTGCGGCAGAAGGAGCAGCTCCAGCAGTGCCAGgcggaggaggaggcagggctgcTGCGGCGGCAGCGCCAGTACTTTGAGCTTCAGTGTCGCCAGTATAAGCGCAAGATGCTTCTGGCGCGTCACAGCCTGGACCAGGACCTGCTGCGCGAG GATTTGAACAAGAAGCAGACCCAGAAGGACTTGGAGTGTGCACTGCTGCTGCGGCAGCACGAGGCCACGCGGGAGCTGGAGCTACGGCAGCTCCAGGCCGTCCAGCGCACACGGGCCGAGCTCACCCGCCTGCAGCACCAGACGGAGCTGGGTAACCAGCTGGAGTACAACAAGCGGCGTGAGCAGGAGTTGCGGCAGAAGCACGCGGCCCAGGTTCGCCAGCAGCCCAAGAGCCTCAAAGTACGTGCAGGCCAGCGTCCCCCGGGCCTCCCGCTCCCCactcctggggctctgggaccaCCCAGcacaggcacccctagagaaGAGCAGCCCTGCTCATCTGGCCAGGAGGCAGTACTGAACCAAAGAAttctgggagaggaggaggaagcagttccAGAGAGAAGGATTCTGGGAAAGGAAGGGGCCACCTTGGAGCCAGAGGAACAGAGGATGTTGGGGGAAGAATCAGGAATCTCTAGTCCCGGCCCACAGAAACATAGGAGTTTGGTTGATGAGGAAGTTTGGGGTCTGCCTGAGGAGGAGCTAGAAGAACTTAGAGTCCCGTCCGTGGCCCCCCAGGAGAGGAGCATCGTAGGCCAGGAGGCAGCTGGGGAGTGGAGGTTATGGGGCCAGCAGGGCGGGAGCCTGCTGGATGAGGAGTTTGAGtttggctggatcccaggcccagCACTAACCCCAGtccccgaggaggaggaggaggaggaggagggagctccGGTTAGGACCCTGAGGGATCCTGGAGATGGCTGTCCCTCACCAGACATCCCCCCTGAACCCCCTCCAACACATCTGAGGCACAGCCCTGCTAACCAGCTCCCTGGACTTCTGTCCCACGGTCTCCTGGCAGGCCTGTCCTTTGCAGTGGGGTCCTCCTCTGGCCTCCTGCCCCTACTACTTCTGCTGCTACTCCCACTGCTGGCAGCGCAGGGCGGGGGTGGCCTGCAGGCGTCGCTGCTGGCCCTTGAGGTGGGGCTGGTGGGCCTGGGGGCCTCCTACCTACTTCTTTGTACAGCTCTGCACCTGCCCCCCAGTCTGTTCCTACTCCTGGCCCAGGGCACCGCACTGGGGGCCGTCCTGGGTCTGAGTTGGCGCCGTGGCCTTATGGGTGTCCCTCTGGGCCTTGGGGCCTCCTGGCTCCTAGCCTGGCCAGGTCTGGCTCTACCTCTGGCAGCTCTTGCAGCTGGGGGCAAATGGGTGCGGCAGCAGGGCCCCCGGATGCGCCGGGGTATCTCTCGACTCTGGTTACGGGCCCTGCTGCGCCTGTCGCCCATGGCCTTTCGTGCCCTGCAGGGCTGTGGGGCTGTGGGGGACCGGGGCCTGTTTGCACTGTACCCTAAAACCAACAAGGATGGCTTCCGCAGCCGTTTGCCTGTCCCTGGGCCCCGGCGGGGTAATTCCCGCGCCGCCCGACACCCACTAGCCCTGTTGGCAAGGTTTTGGACCCTGTGCAAGGGCTGGAACTGGCGCCTGGCACGGGCCAGCCAGGGGTTAGCCTCGCACTTGCCCCCGTGGGCCATCCACACCCTGGCCAGCTGGGGCCTGCTCCGGGGCGAGAGGCCCAGCCGTATCCCCCGGCTGCTGCCGCGCAGTCAGCGCCGGCTAGGGCCTCCTGCTTCTCGCCAGCCAGCACCTGGGACTCTAACTGGGCGGCGATCCCGAACCCGCCAGTCCCGGGCCCTGCCTCCCTGGAGGTAA